The Armatimonadota bacterium genome window below encodes:
- a CDS encoding flagellar motor protein MotB, with protein sequence MANDSIIIKKKKVSGHGGHHGGSWKVAYADFVTAMMAFFMVMWIMGLSDETKMSISGYFNDPNGFMKNPPRSKNVITAINGVNKAKSASDQTSSKGQGLGDFQGLSVTTASEGQLIQTQIQKQIQGIPDLKKMLDHIEVTVGTDGIRIELLEDKGSVFFQSGQSVVSPVGRQLLKKLAPVLINTQRNIAVEGHTDAQPYSGNIMTNWELSGERAISVRQVLAYSGVPTSRFRGVTGFADTKLKYPLKPLSPKNRRVSLLLPWDKSLNVSQTKEANNAIKANIAPAPVDKVPAIQPDLHRGD encoded by the coding sequence ATGGCCAACGACTCCATCATCATCAAAAAGAAAAAGGTCTCTGGGCACGGAGGTCATCATGGCGGGTCATGGAAGGTTGCGTATGCTGACTTCGTTACCGCCATGATGGCGTTCTTCATGGTCATGTGGATTATGGGTCTCAGCGATGAGACTAAAATGAGCATCAGTGGCTACTTTAACGACCCAAACGGATTCATGAAAAATCCGCCTCGTTCAAAGAACGTCATCACGGCAATTAATGGCGTCAACAAAGCGAAATCTGCTTCGGATCAGACGAGTTCCAAGGGCCAAGGACTTGGAGATTTCCAAGGACTAAGCGTGACAACCGCGAGCGAAGGACAGTTAATCCAGACTCAAATTCAAAAGCAGATCCAAGGAATTCCCGACCTCAAGAAGATGCTGGATCACATCGAGGTGACGGTCGGCACCGATGGTATTCGCATCGAGCTTCTCGAAGACAAGGGAAGCGTCTTCTTCCAATCGGGTCAGTCAGTTGTCAGCCCGGTCGGACGTCAGCTTCTGAAGAAGCTCGCTCCGGTATTGATCAATACCCAACGAAATATTGCGGTTGAAGGTCACACGGACGCCCAGCCTTACTCGGGCAATATCATGACCAACTGGGAGCTTTCGGGCGAACGCGCGATCTCCGTGCGGCAGGTTCTTGCCTATTCGGGGGTTCCAACTTCGCGATTTCGTGGTGTGACAGGGTTTGCCGATACCAAGCTCAAATACCCACTCAAACCGCTGAGCCCAAAGAATCGTCGCGTTTCACTGCTGCTGCCGTGGGATAAGTCGCTGAATGTCAGTCAAACCAAGGAAGCGAACAACGCGATCAAGGCAAATATAGCCCCAGCACCCGTCGACAAGGTGCCTGCCATCCAGCCCGATCTTCACCGTGGTGACTAA
- a CDS encoding four helix bundle protein yields the protein MQRSDFKDLKVWQKGMSLTEDIYDITGAFPESERFGMTSQIRRSSVSIPTNIAEGHGRGSKDDFARFLYIALGSARELETLLLLSQRIGLIGYDAPHIQQVQEISRMLTALIRTLKTKD from the coding sequence GTGCAACGATCCGACTTCAAGGATTTGAAGGTGTGGCAGAAGGGCATGAGCCTGACTGAGGATATCTACGACATAACAGGAGCATTTCCAGAGTCTGAGCGATTTGGAATGACCTCCCAGATTCGGCGTTCGAGCGTTTCGATTCCAACAAACATTGCCGAGGGCCACGGTCGCGGATCGAAGGATGATTTTGCGAGGTTTCTTTACATCGCGCTTGGTTCTGCCCGTGAGCTTGAAACACTGTTGTTGCTTTCCCAGCGCATCGGCCTCATCGGCTACGATGCGCCCCACATTCAGCAAGTTCAAGAAATTAGTCGAATGCTGACCGCACTCATCCGAACGCTCAAGACTAAAGACTAA
- the motA gene encoding flagellar motor stator protein MotA, giving the protein MEQLAREESRVMFTIIGIVVVLAAVIVGYVMHHGNLAVLIQPNEFVILFGAGFGSLMAGHGMAGVKGAITGTMGLLKPNPYTKDAYNDLLKMMYQLFNVARKEGLLGLEKHIENPAESEILGKYPAFINNHHASDFFCDTLKVILSGSVGPHDLSEMMELDLEVAHHAALLPSQAVQTAGDAMPGFGIVAAVLGVIITMGKIGGDAAAIGQSVAAALVGTFLGILLAYGIMAPLAKAMELRLADEGMFMNCMRHALFSFARGEAPITCVEFARRNIDPAVRPGFAEMEAGVKEAKAA; this is encoded by the coding sequence TTGTGGTTTTGGCGGCGGTTATCGTTGGCTATGTGATGCACCACGGCAACCTCGCCGTTCTCATCCAGCCGAACGAGTTTGTCATCCTTTTTGGAGCGGGCTTTGGCTCGCTCATGGCAGGTCACGGAATGGCCGGCGTGAAAGGCGCGATCACCGGAACGATGGGCTTGCTGAAGCCTAACCCTTACACCAAAGACGCTTACAACGACCTGTTGAAGATGATGTACCAGCTCTTCAACGTCGCTCGTAAAGAGGGGCTGCTGGGATTGGAAAAACACATTGAGAATCCGGCTGAATCCGAAATTCTTGGCAAATATCCAGCGTTCATAAACAATCACCATGCCAGCGACTTCTTCTGCGACACCTTGAAGGTCATTCTTTCCGGCTCGGTCGGTCCTCATGACCTCAGCGAGATGATGGAGCTCGACCTTGAGGTCGCCCACCACGCCGCTTTGCTCCCCAGCCAGGCAGTCCAAACCGCTGGCGACGCGATGCCCGGATTCGGAATCGTTGCTGCGGTTCTCGGCGTTATCATCACGATGGGTAAGATCGGCGGCGACGCGGCGGCAATTGGTCAGTCGGTTGCGGCTGCTCTCGTCGGAACGTTCCTTGGAATTCTTCTCGCCTACGGCATCATGGCGCCGCTTGCGAAGGCGATGGAACTTAGGCTCGCCGATGAAGGCATGTTCATGAATTGCATGCGACACGCCCTCTTCAGCTTCGCCCGAGGCGAAGCTCCAATTACCTGCGTCGAGTTCGCCCGCCGCAACATCGACCCCGCTGTCCGCCCCGGCTTCGCCGAAATGGAAGCTGGAGTTAAGGAAGCAAAGGCGGCATGA